In one Elusimicrobiota bacterium genomic region, the following are encoded:
- the pnp gene encoding polyribonucleotide nucleotidyltransferase: MVDQVKKTDVEVGSQKISFETGALAKQANGAVLVTSGETVVLVTAVASPKPREGSDFLPLTVDYRERTYAAGRIPGGFFKREGRARDGEILTSRLIDRSIRPLFPEGFTHDVQISAIVLSSDGVVNPDILCMNGASAALYASNIPFQGPIAAVRIGRLNDQLVVNPAIPDESESTLDLVVAGSKEALLMVEGGAKEVPESVLLDALALAMKEIRRLCEAQEQLIQGSAKPKMAWNTVAISDDLKQAIDSIARPGLREAAQTQDKAARDQKVASVKEAVQVQLSEKYPNSEEAMAVTVENILYEEVRHLILIDRRRSDGRAFDQIRPLTSRVGVLPRTHGSALFTRGQTQALVTVTLGTPSDMQIMDELEGEYKEHFLLHYNFPGFSTGEPKADRGPGRREIGHGALAKRSLYPVLPNEEEFPYTIRIVSDILESNGSSSMASVCGGLLALFDAGVPVKKPVAGVAMGLVKEGERYAILTDIQGMEDHLGDMDFKVAGTPDGVTGIQMDIKIAGISIDILKEALEQARKARLFILEHMRSTLEAPRTELSVYAPRMVTVHIPVDKIGALIGPGGKNIRRIIEETGAEVEVEDDGSVFISSTDSVAVERAKEQVVCLTVEAEVGKIYKGKVTRIMGIGVFVEILPGKEGLIRMNQLAPTFVEKAEDVVKEGEEIEVKVLEVDQQGRINLSRKAVTHPGSEAESRRDGPGGGFRGGEHRGGPRRSFGAPGERPHRSR; the protein is encoded by the coding sequence GTGGTGGATCAAGTCAAGAAGACAGACGTTGAAGTGGGCAGTCAAAAAATAAGCTTTGAGACAGGGGCCTTGGCTAAACAGGCCAATGGAGCCGTTCTGGTGACCAGCGGTGAAACCGTCGTGCTCGTGACGGCTGTTGCGTCGCCAAAACCAAGGGAAGGATCCGATTTTCTGCCGTTGACGGTCGACTACCGTGAACGGACCTATGCCGCAGGGCGCATCCCAGGCGGATTCTTTAAACGCGAAGGCAGAGCGCGTGACGGGGAAATTCTGACCTCGCGGCTGATCGATCGTTCGATTCGTCCGCTTTTCCCGGAAGGTTTTACGCATGACGTCCAGATCAGCGCGATTGTGCTGTCCAGCGACGGGGTCGTGAATCCGGACATTTTGTGCATGAACGGCGCCTCCGCCGCTCTGTATGCGTCGAACATCCCGTTTCAAGGGCCGATCGCCGCCGTCCGGATTGGACGCCTCAACGATCAGCTCGTGGTTAATCCTGCGATTCCCGACGAGTCGGAAAGTACGCTGGATCTGGTGGTCGCCGGTTCCAAAGAAGCCCTTTTAATGGTTGAAGGCGGAGCCAAAGAAGTCCCCGAGTCCGTCCTCTTAGACGCGCTGGCGCTGGCGATGAAGGAAATCCGCCGCCTCTGCGAAGCGCAGGAACAATTGATCCAAGGTTCCGCCAAACCCAAAATGGCCTGGAACACCGTGGCCATTTCGGATGACTTGAAGCAAGCCATTGATTCGATCGCCCGCCCGGGCCTGCGGGAAGCGGCTCAGACCCAGGATAAGGCGGCGCGCGATCAAAAAGTGGCGTCCGTCAAAGAAGCGGTTCAAGTTCAGTTGTCCGAAAAATATCCAAACTCTGAAGAGGCCATGGCCGTCACGGTTGAAAATATTCTCTATGAAGAAGTCCGCCATCTCATTTTGATCGACCGGCGCCGTTCAGACGGACGCGCGTTTGATCAAATCCGGCCTTTAACCTCCCGCGTCGGGGTGTTGCCGCGCACGCATGGCAGCGCACTCTTCACGCGCGGTCAGACCCAGGCGCTGGTGACCGTCACCCTCGGCACCCCGTCCGACATGCAGATCATGGACGAACTGGAGGGGGAATATAAGGAACACTTTCTTCTCCACTACAACTTTCCGGGTTTTTCAACCGGAGAACCGAAAGCGGATCGCGGCCCCGGACGCCGGGAGATCGGACATGGCGCTCTGGCCAAACGGTCGTTGTACCCCGTCCTGCCGAACGAAGAAGAATTCCCGTATACCATCCGCATTGTTTCGGACATCCTGGAATCCAACGGATCTAGCTCGATGGCCTCCGTTTGTGGAGGGCTTCTGGCCCTTTTTGACGCCGGTGTCCCGGTGAAAAAACCGGTGGCCGGCGTGGCCATGGGACTGGTCAAGGAAGGCGAGAGATACGCCATTCTGACGGATATCCAGGGCATGGAAGACCACCTCGGCGACATGGATTTCAAAGTGGCCGGGACTCCCGACGGCGTGACCGGCATCCAGATGGATATTAAAATTGCCGGTATTTCGATCGACATTCTCAAAGAAGCCCTGGAGCAGGCCCGCAAAGCAAGGCTTTTCATACTCGAGCATATGCGCAGCACGCTGGAAGCTCCCCGAACGGAACTTTCCGTCTATGCGCCGCGCATGGTGACCGTTCATATCCCGGTGGATAAGATCGGCGCCCTGATCGGCCCGGGCGGCAAGAACATTCGTCGCATCATCGAAGAAACCGGAGCCGAAGTTGAAGTCGAAGACGATGGTTCCGTTTTCATCTCATCGACCGATTCGGTCGCGGTGGAACGCGCGAAAGAGCAGGTCGTCTGCCTGACCGTGGAAGCAGAAGTCGGCAAGATTTACAAAGGCAAAGTCACCCGCATCATGGGCATCGGCGTCTTTGTGGAAATTCTGCCGGGTAAGGAAGGTCTTATCCGGATGAATCAGCTGGCCCCGACGTTCGTTGAAAAAGCCGAAGACGTCGTCAAAGAGGGCGAAGAGATCGAAGTGAAAGTTCTTGAAGTCGACCAGCAGGGCCGCATCAATCTGTCGCGCAAAGCGGTGACGCATCCCGGGTCGGAAGCTGAATCTCGACGAGACGGTCCCGGCGGCGGTTTCCGCGGCGGAGAACACCGCGGCGGTCCGCGCCGCAGCTTCGGCGCGCCAGGAGAACGGCCGCATCGTAGCCGATAA
- a CDS encoding acetyl-CoA carboxylase biotin carboxyl carrier protein subunit: MTEKQPKEDASGTQLPVEKTGNKDVQQLQELYDLMQKEGLDSIELKDNETRIRLTRHVEAPWQGHFIPIPRNSSNESPSANGSPSSAPAENDNLETIASPLAGVFYRASSPTSAPYVKEGDIVENGQTLCIVEAMKVMNEIKAEKRCRIARIPAENSRPVTAGQPLFMVEPA, translated from the coding sequence ATGACGGAAAAACAACCGAAAGAAGACGCCTCCGGAACACAGCTGCCGGTCGAAAAGACCGGAAACAAGGACGTTCAGCAACTTCAAGAGCTTTACGACTTGATGCAAAAAGAAGGTCTTGATTCCATCGAACTCAAGGACAACGAGACCCGCATCCGTTTAACGCGTCATGTGGAAGCGCCCTGGCAAGGCCATTTCATTCCTATCCCGCGAAACTCTTCGAACGAATCGCCGTCCGCTAACGGCTCTCCATCGTCTGCTCCAGCGGAAAACGATAACCTGGAAACCATCGCCTCACCTCTGGCCGGTGTTTTTTACCGAGCCTCCTCCCCGACCAGTGCTCCCTACGTCAAAGAGGGAGACATCGTTGAAAACGGACAAACGCTCTGCATCGTCGAAGCGATGAAAGTCATGAATGAAATAAAGGCTGAAAAACGCTGCCGCATCGCGCGTATCCCGGCTGAAAACTCCCGGCCGGTGACAGCGGGGCAGCCCTTGTTCATGGTGGAGCCCGCTTAA
- a CDS encoding DNA translocase FtsK 4TM domain-containing protein: protein MALRTWRHFKAKLSSRKSKYKEAITPEFAGFCLAAVAILGVYCTVRPQHSGVLGAMTARSVSRGVGQAALLLWFFIGYRAFRLLFRREDRHPWRYVLVDAVLLAAVCFFLSAFGERFLDINPGGYLGKASHLFFSHLLGKGGSFLLSAAVLGALLLWRCGQKPGVVMTWIGQRLLHDWQEWRQAVGQAKEKPATTLRKALPKALPGSMEKPVVRARSEAPTVVTPPVFNAAAKPPLRKPVPAMASATTTASATLEAPAEPFKLPPVELLIAGDGFHVMAKEEELLASAQHLEKTLADFGVQGKVVEIHPGPIITRFDYTPAPGIKVQTVAGLANDIALAMKAMSVRIVAPIPGKSAVGIELPNAKRAVVRFREVVESPDFQNHPSKLALALGKDAEGHPIVADLANMPHLLIAGSTGSGKSVCIHGLIQSLMYRATPDEVKILLIDPKRLELPLYNGIPYLFDPNQNPDTVRVITDSKEAAKALEGVIKVMDHRFKKFASAMARDIGHYNEKVVAEGGTPEYYLVVIIDELADLMAVAAKEVETSIQRLAQMARAVGIHLVLATQRPSVDVITGVIKANLPARIAFRVASQTDSRVILDCSGAENLLGMGDMLFLPPGAPKPERIQCGLVTAKEVQVVSDYARSKGKPSYERLLSPIASNPDGSPADPGAREELDDLQQALMLVLERRRVSQDLLKAHFGSSARATDLLSLLEIKGFIAKPEGTNRWTIYFDRIDAYLGQLKSQSPANG from the coding sequence ATGGCCCTGCGCACGTGGCGCCACTTTAAAGCAAAGCTATCCAGCCGGAAAAGCAAATACAAAGAAGCGATTACCCCGGAGTTTGCCGGTTTTTGCCTGGCCGCGGTGGCCATTCTCGGGGTTTATTGTACCGTCCGGCCGCAGCACTCCGGTGTCCTGGGCGCCATGACGGCGCGCAGCGTTTCCCGGGGTGTCGGGCAGGCCGCGCTCCTGCTCTGGTTCTTTATCGGTTATCGCGCGTTTCGCTTGTTGTTCCGGCGCGAAGATCGCCATCCCTGGCGCTATGTGCTGGTGGACGCGGTCTTGCTGGCGGCTGTGTGTTTTTTCTTATCCGCGTTCGGCGAGCGTTTTCTCGATATAAATCCCGGCGGCTACCTTGGAAAAGCGTCCCATCTCTTTTTCTCTCATCTTCTTGGCAAAGGGGGTTCCTTTTTACTGTCTGCAGCCGTTCTTGGAGCCCTTCTCCTCTGGCGATGCGGACAGAAACCGGGAGTCGTGATGACCTGGATTGGCCAACGGTTACTTCATGACTGGCAGGAATGGCGACAAGCGGTAGGCCAGGCCAAGGAAAAGCCCGCCACGACCCTCCGCAAAGCGCTTCCGAAAGCCCTTCCGGGCTCAATGGAAAAACCAGTCGTCCGAGCACGTTCCGAAGCTCCAACCGTTGTCACCCCACCGGTCTTTAACGCCGCCGCGAAACCACCTCTGCGAAAACCAGTGCCGGCGATGGCCTCTGCGACAACAACAGCGAGCGCGACGTTGGAAGCCCCTGCCGAACCCTTTAAATTGCCTCCGGTGGAACTGCTCATTGCGGGCGACGGGTTCCATGTGATGGCCAAAGAAGAAGAACTTCTCGCCAGCGCTCAACATCTGGAAAAAACACTGGCTGATTTTGGTGTTCAGGGAAAAGTGGTTGAAATTCACCCCGGACCGATCATCACCCGCTTTGACTATACGCCGGCCCCTGGGATCAAGGTCCAGACCGTCGCCGGGCTGGCCAATGACATCGCCCTGGCCATGAAAGCGATGAGTGTCCGGATCGTCGCTCCCATCCCGGGCAAATCCGCGGTCGGGATTGAACTTCCAAACGCCAAACGCGCGGTGGTCCGGTTCCGAGAAGTGGTTGAATCCCCTGATTTTCAAAATCATCCGTCCAAGCTGGCCCTGGCCCTGGGGAAGGATGCCGAAGGCCACCCGATCGTTGCGGATCTGGCCAACATGCCTCACCTTTTGATCGCTGGGAGCACGGGATCAGGGAAATCGGTTTGTATCCATGGATTGATCCAATCGCTCATGTACCGGGCGACTCCGGATGAAGTGAAAATCCTGCTGATTGATCCCAAGCGACTGGAACTTCCACTCTATAACGGCATCCCTTACCTGTTCGATCCGAACCAGAATCCCGACACCGTCCGTGTCATTACCGATTCGAAAGAAGCCGCCAAGGCTCTGGAAGGCGTGATTAAAGTGATGGATCACCGCTTTAAAAAATTTGCCAGCGCCATGGCGCGCGACATCGGTCATTACAACGAGAAAGTCGTGGCCGAGGGGGGGACTCCGGAGTATTACCTGGTTGTCATCATCGACGAATTAGCGGATTTAATGGCGGTCGCCGCCAAAGAAGTCGAAACCTCCATTCAACGGCTGGCCCAGATGGCGCGGGCGGTCGGCATTCATCTGGTCCTAGCGACGCAGCGTCCGAGCGTCGATGTGATCACCGGCGTGATTAAAGCCAACCTGCCGGCGCGTATCGCCTTCCGGGTCGCCTCTCAGACGGATTCCCGCGTCATTCTGGACTGTTCCGGAGCCGAGAATCTCCTGGGGATGGGGGACATGCTCTTTTTGCCGCCGGGCGCTCCCAAACCGGAGCGGATTCAATGCGGTCTTGTCACCGCCAAAGAGGTCCAGGTCGTCTCCGATTATGCGCGCTCCAAAGGCAAGCCCAGTTATGAACGCCTTCTGTCTCCGATCGCCAGCAACCCGGACGGCTCTCCAGCGGATCCGGGGGCTCGCGAAGAACTGGATGATCTTCAGCAGGCATTGATGCTGGTGCTGGAACGACGGCGGGTTTCTCAAGATCTCCTGAAAGCCCATTTTGGATCCTCCGCGCGGGCCACGGATTTGCTAAGTTTATTAGAGATTAAAGGCTTCATTGCCAAGCCGGAAGGCACGAATCGGTGGACCATCTATTTTGATCGAATCGATGCCTATCTTGGTCAGCTTAAAAGCCAGTCCCCGGCAAACGGATAA
- a CDS encoding outer-membrane lipoprotein carrier protein LolA → MSKITRIVLGAGFLGWLGSGIPGHAETQPGLSQSEVIRNIQLTAAAVRSLECRFTEHIQRRGFPTETIQGRLRCLRPNKLRIDQRVPDQQLIVSDNRTLRIYTPAAGQLLTGDRARWLAQNGFPDPLLSFVSDFPVERWTERYTILFGGHDKGLYQLIFRPKRADDQSLELWVSDETFLPRLGHMPSDDNTIDILFDHLRVNPPIQESIFHPEIPKNTVIVPMPS, encoded by the coding sequence ATGTCTAAAATCACTCGCATTGTTTTGGGAGCCGGGTTTCTGGGGTGGTTGGGTTCGGGCATTCCCGGACACGCCGAAACTCAGCCGGGACTTTCGCAAAGCGAAGTGATTCGGAACATTCAATTGACCGCCGCGGCGGTCCGGTCGCTCGAGTGCCGTTTTACCGAACATATTCAGCGCCGGGGTTTCCCGACCGAGACGATTCAGGGCCGTCTGCGGTGCCTGCGCCCCAATAAACTGCGCATCGACCAGCGTGTGCCGGATCAACAACTGATCGTTTCGGATAACCGCACCCTTCGCATTTACACACCCGCCGCCGGACAACTGCTGACCGGCGACCGGGCGCGCTGGCTGGCGCAAAACGGTTTTCCCGATCCCCTGCTGAGTTTTGTCAGTGATTTTCCTGTGGAACGATGGACGGAACGCTATACGATCCTGTTCGGCGGCCATGACAAGGGGCTTTATCAGTTGATTTTCCGTCCCAAACGCGCGGACGATCAATCGCTCGAATTGTGGGTTTCCGATGAGACCTTTCTTCCTCGGCTGGGACATATGCCGTCCGATGACAACACGATTGACATCCTCTTTGACCATCTGCGGGTGAATCCTCCCATTCAAGAATCCATTTTTCATCCGGAAATTCCAAAAAATACGGTGATTGTCCCCATGCCCTCATGA
- a CDS encoding RodZ domain-containing protein — protein MTPENPIPPEKKVSIGDTLRQGRLRRNLSIPECAKQTRISHQYLEALEEERWDDLPSESHRSGFLRLYSQFLGVPSEEIISHYLRLHGQAATHSYGRPGKPGPSLTKPPAAASDWYPASWAQWSGVFIVCLIAAWGIYHAIGWRIPDQRIVPMVRLRQHASARLIPLSTVSTNKIRINAQADSWLRAVSSGRLLFEGILPAGATKEWAGPGPFELKIGDVKGLTVYWNDQPVDIQSTARGRTLELRLPPTK, from the coding sequence ATGACCCCCGAAAACCCCATTCCTCCCGAAAAAAAGGTTTCCATCGGGGACACCCTCCGGCAGGGACGGCTCCGTCGAAATCTTTCCATTCCGGAATGCGCCAAACAGACCCGTATTTCGCATCAGTATCTCGAAGCGCTCGAAGAAGAACGTTGGGACGATCTTCCTTCGGAAAGCCATCGCTCCGGTTTTTTGCGGCTCTATTCGCAATTTCTGGGGGTCCCCTCCGAGGAGATCATCAGTCACTATCTGCGCCTTCACGGACAGGCTGCTACGCACTCCTATGGTCGACCCGGAAAGCCCGGTCCGTCTCTGACAAAACCCCCGGCGGCCGCGTCAGACTGGTATCCGGCCTCCTGGGCCCAGTGGAGCGGCGTATTCATCGTGTGCCTCATCGCCGCCTGGGGGATTTATCACGCTATCGGTTGGAGAATACCGGACCAACGGATTGTCCCGATGGTCCGACTCCGGCAACACGCGTCGGCCCGCTTGATACCCTTGTCAACGGTTTCAACCAACAAAATCCGCATCAACGCTCAGGCCGACAGCTGGCTGCGCGCCGTCTCCAGCGGCCGGCTTCTCTTCGAGGGGATTCTCCCGGCCGGCGCGACCAAAGAATGGGCGGGACCCGGCCCCTTTGAATTGAAAATCGGCGATGTGAAGGGACTGACGGTTTACTGGAACGATCAGCCCGTGGATATTCAGAGCACCGCCCGCGGACGCACCCTTGAGCTGCGTCTGCCGCCCACCAAATGA
- the pgsA gene encoding CDP-diacylglycerol--glycerol-3-phosphate 3-phosphatidyltransferase, protein MTLANRLTLLRLALLPVFMTFMIWDNVWTRLLALLIFIGASITDWYDGALARRTKTVTVVGTLLDPLVDKMLIATALVGFVELREIHVPAWMVVIIIGREFLITGLRMLAASRGRVMAAEQAGKTKMVSQITAVITILIILVLNSAFDHWPTWMSRMPFGWPKILRMVLDLTPFGLVFIATLITLLSGILYIRKNRGLLKKEFAMPEGRA, encoded by the coding sequence ATGACACTCGCGAACCGATTAACGCTCCTGCGCCTGGCGCTGCTCCCGGTGTTCATGACGTTTATGATCTGGGACAACGTGTGGACACGCCTTCTGGCGCTCCTGATTTTTATCGGCGCCAGCATCACCGACTGGTATGACGGGGCCCTGGCCCGGCGAACGAAAACCGTCACCGTCGTCGGCACCCTGCTGGACCCGCTGGTCGACAAGATGCTCATTGCCACCGCGCTCGTCGGTTTTGTCGAACTTCGCGAGATTCATGTCCCGGCCTGGATGGTGGTGATCATCATCGGCCGGGAATTCCTGATCACGGGTCTCCGGATGCTGGCCGCGTCCCGGGGCCGGGTGATGGCGGCTGAACAGGCCGGCAAAACGAAGATGGTCTCACAAATTACAGCGGTGATCACCATCCTGATTATCCTCGTCTTGAACTCCGCTTTTGATCACTGGCCGACCTGGATGTCCCGGATGCCTTTCGGCTGGCCGAAGATTCTCCGGATGGTCCTGGATCTCACCCCATTTGGGCTTGTCTTTATCGCGACGCTGATCACATTGCTTTCAGGAATCCTGTACATCCGCAAGAACCGAGGGCTGCTCAAAAAAGAATTCGCCATGCCAGAAGGGCGCGCTTGA
- a CDS encoding phosphatidylglycerophosphatase A has product MKPVLAWITRSLATCGFLTYLPAHWKWGAKNWTGAGFIGTLAGLATCSVLQTSPFRCLLILIGGTCLAIAVSDYAEELLGNPDDSRIVIDEWIGYWFAIAFLPQALPMRIAAFVLFRLFDVVKPGWIRRAGGWPGGWGIVMDDVFAGILANLLLQVSYYVYISGVRSG; this is encoded by the coding sequence TTGAAGCCGGTCCTCGCCTGGATCACCCGGTCGCTCGCCACTTGCGGATTTCTGACCTATCTCCCGGCTCACTGGAAATGGGGGGCTAAGAACTGGACCGGCGCCGGCTTCATCGGAACACTGGCCGGCCTCGCCACGTGTTCGGTACTTCAGACCTCTCCTTTTCGTTGCCTCCTCATACTGATCGGAGGGACGTGTCTGGCGATTGCGGTCAGCGATTATGCGGAAGAGCTTCTGGGAAATCCCGACGACTCGCGCATTGTGATCGATGAGTGGATCGGCTACTGGTTTGCCATCGCTTTTCTCCCGCAGGCGCTGCCGATGCGGATAGCGGCGTTTGTTCTTTTCCGCTTATTCGATGTCGTCAAACCCGGATGGATCCGGCGGGCCGGCGGCTGGCCTGGCGGATGGGGAATCGTCATGGACGATGTGTTTGCCGGAATCCTGGCGAATCTTCTCCTGCAGGTTTCGTACTACGTTTACATCAGTGGGGTCCGGAGCGGTTAA
- a CDS encoding M23 family metallopeptidase, with amino-acid sequence MKRWIQYPVQRRSSLAGWGIVTGTLVVLIASLAFYRHRQASVLPEPELFEESMVVSSGTLRSGGTLANALTVSGLSSQETSMIERSLTPLLKARECQPADRFEIFRNSEGRFVKLQYWPSKKKKLEYFTVDCSSTGVFTAVLMKVPTVEKIVGVFGSIQVTKDSLWKAMSAQGVPGEMINRFAELFSWRLDFLTEPRQNDQFKLIWRRRSGHDATRDENIVCAYYHSQDKGDLIAFPLAGEYFDSSGESLRGEFLRAPLSYRRISSRFTYRRFHPILRYWRPHHGIDYSAARGTPVISIAEGVVMEKGYHGGLGNELHIRHAGSYVSIYGHLMGYARGIRSGTHVAQGQLIGYVGSTGLSTGPHLHFGFENGGKLVNFLSFNPKSKRKKIPSQERAHFESIKRESLALLNQLQPGTTLQVLKTSVATVH; translated from the coding sequence ATGAAGCGATGGATTCAATATCCGGTGCAGAGGCGTTCTTCCCTTGCGGGTTGGGGGATCGTCACGGGCACGCTGGTCGTTCTCATCGCCAGCCTGGCTTTTTATCGGCACCGGCAAGCGTCTGTTTTGCCTGAACCTGAACTATTCGAAGAATCCATGGTGGTTTCTTCCGGTACCCTTCGTTCCGGAGGCACACTGGCCAACGCCTTAACGGTTTCAGGACTTTCTTCTCAAGAAACATCGATGATCGAGCGATCGCTGACGCCGCTTCTCAAAGCGCGCGAGTGTCAACCGGCTGACCGCTTCGAGATCTTTCGTAATTCAGAGGGACGTTTTGTCAAATTACAGTACTGGCCCAGTAAGAAGAAAAAGCTGGAGTACTTCACCGTAGACTGTTCATCGACCGGTGTTTTCACGGCGGTTCTGATGAAAGTCCCGACGGTCGAAAAAATTGTCGGGGTTTTCGGGTCTATTCAAGTAACGAAGGATTCCCTTTGGAAGGCCATGTCCGCACAAGGTGTTCCCGGCGAGATGATTAACCGTTTTGCCGAGTTGTTCAGCTGGCGGCTGGATTTTCTGACGGAACCGCGCCAGAACGATCAGTTTAAGTTGATCTGGCGGCGTCGTTCGGGCCATGACGCAACGCGTGATGAAAATATCGTATGCGCGTATTATCACAGCCAGGACAAGGGCGATCTGATTGCGTTTCCGCTGGCCGGCGAGTATTTTGATTCCTCCGGAGAGTCGTTGCGCGGGGAGTTTCTGCGGGCGCCTTTGTCTTATCGGCGGATTTCATCCCGTTTTACCTATAGAAGGTTCCATCCGATCCTGCGCTACTGGCGTCCCCATCACGGGATTGACTACTCGGCGGCTCGCGGGACACCGGTCATCAGCATCGCGGAAGGGGTTGTGATGGAAAAGGGCTATCATGGCGGATTGGGCAACGAATTGCATATCCGTCACGCGGGGAGCTATGTCTCCATCTATGGACATCTCATGGGTTATGCCCGAGGAATTCGGTCCGGGACGCATGTCGCGCAGGGACAGTTGATCGGCTACGTCGGTTCAACGGGACTTTCCACCGGTCCCCATCTGCACTTTGGTTTTGAAAACGGCGGGAAGCTGGTGAACTTTTTAAGTTTTAACCCTAAAAGCAAACGGAAGAAAATTCCTTCGCAGGAACGTGCGCATTTTGAATCGATCAAGCGGGAATCCCTCGCGCTCCTGAACCAGCTCCAGCCTGGCACCACGCTCCAGGTGTTAAAGACCTCTGTGGCAACGGTTCACTAA
- a CDS encoding GNA1162 family protein has protein sequence MNARLPRHRLAWGAVGFLWLSACAPSSVYVSNTLGNLHKVAVLLVSNDTNDLDGPGLVRGILFRKLSERGYDLVPLNDIDAKLKEQGFTDGGQLRAATPQQLGQWIGADTLFYITLEEFNYINVGFYWQRKVKIAGKLVEAKTGERLWEAERNWSTQAVVTNKEQAERQFAFQLAAKAFEKMTHLPLQAESQMAAERLLSTLPYRH, from the coding sequence GTGAACGCCCGGTTGCCCCGCCATCGATTGGCGTGGGGAGCCGTTGGATTCCTGTGGCTGAGCGCTTGCGCTCCTTCCAGCGTCTATGTTTCGAACACGCTCGGGAACCTGCACAAAGTCGCGGTTCTGTTGGTCTCGAACGATACGAATGATCTGGATGGCCCCGGGCTGGTGAGGGGAATTCTGTTCCGGAAACTCTCCGAGCGCGGTTATGACCTCGTTCCCCTGAACGACATTGATGCCAAATTGAAGGAGCAGGGCTTTACGGACGGGGGACAGCTCCGCGCGGCAACCCCTCAACAGCTGGGACAGTGGATTGGCGCTGACACGCTCTTTTACATCACGCTGGAAGAATTCAATTACATCAATGTCGGATTTTACTGGCAGCGAAAAGTTAAAATCGCCGGCAAACTTGTGGAGGCCAAAACCGGAGAGCGTCTCTGGGAAGCCGAACGGAACTGGTCCACGCAAGCCGTCGTCACCAACAAAGAACAAGCCGAACGTCAGTTTGCTTTTCAATTAGCCGCGAAAGCGTTTGAAAAAATGACTCATCTGCCCCTGCAGGCAGAATCTCAGATGGCGGCCGAGCGATTGCTTTCAACGCTCCCGTATCGACACTAG
- a CDS encoding CsgG/HfaB family protein encodes MKKTLSLMLILALSGCAPTTTVKQKETMTIEKPKGMVALKRRIGVVDFENKTKYGENRLGTSASDILITELAKSGKFIVVERDKLHTLMAEQKLGMSGVVDSNTAAKVGKILGLNAVVTGSISQFGEETEGSEYLITQSKRQVVKCTVDIRVVDVETGQILYADSGSGLAKKHTGGVLGLGTRAGYDETLEGEALRAAIVKFVNNIVLQVEKKPWSCRVADVDGQNIYLNAGHDSGVPTGQILTVYHVGRAIKDPTSGLVIGNTEEKVGEVKVVRYFGDDGSVAELSSGSAPSAGDVARLKGE; translated from the coding sequence ATGAAAAAGACGCTCAGTTTAATGCTGATTTTGGCGCTCTCTGGATGCGCGCCGACCACCACCGTCAAGCAGAAAGAAACCATGACCATTGAGAAACCGAAGGGGATGGTCGCTCTCAAACGTCGGATCGGCGTCGTCGATTTTGAAAATAAAACAAAGTACGGGGAAAACCGCCTGGGCACCTCCGCCTCGGATATTCTGATTACCGAGCTGGCTAAATCCGGCAAATTCATTGTGGTGGAACGGGACAAGCTTCATACGCTCATGGCCGAACAGAAGCTGGGGATGAGCGGTGTGGTGGACTCGAATACCGCCGCCAAGGTCGGAAAAATCCTGGGACTGAACGCGGTCGTCACAGGATCTATTTCCCAGTTCGGCGAAGAAACCGAGGGATCGGAATACCTGATTACCCAATCGAAGCGCCAGGTGGTAAAATGTACGGTCGACATCCGCGTGGTGGATGTTGAAACCGGCCAGATCCTGTATGCCGACTCCGGATCGGGGCTGGCCAAGAAGCACACCGGAGGCGTTCTGGGGCTTGGAACCCGCGCCGGGTACGATGAAACGCTGGAAGGCGAAGCGCTCCGAGCCGCGATCGTCAAGTTTGTCAACAACATCGTCTTACAAGTTGAAAAGAAACCCTGGAGCTGCCGTGTGGCCGATGTGGACGGACAGAATATTTATCTCAACGCGGGGCATGACTCCGGGGTTCCAACCGGTCAAATTCTGACGGTGTATCACGTGGGCCGCGCCATTAAGGACCCGACCTCGGGACTCGTGATCGGCAACACCGAAGAAAAGGTCGGCGAAGTGAAAGTTGTTCGCTATTTTGGAGATGACGGATCAGTTGCGGAGCTTTCGAGCGGTTCGGCCCCTTCGGCAGGGGATGTGGCCCGGCTTAAAGGCGAATAA